One genomic segment of Mastomys coucha isolate ucsf_1 unplaced genomic scaffold, UCSF_Mcou_1 pScaffold22, whole genome shotgun sequence includes these proteins:
- the Sult1b1 gene encoding sulfotransferase family cytosolic 1B member 1, with protein sequence MSTLEDVWRKDLKMIRGYPMIYAFALNWEEIEEFQSRPGDIVITTYPKSGTTWLSEIVDMVLNHGDVEKCKRDVITSKVPMLELSVPGVRISGIELLKKTPSPRIIKTHLPIDLLPKSFWENKCKMIYLARNGKDVAVSYYHFDLMNNIQPFPGTWEEYLEKFLAGNVAYGSWFDHVKSWWEKREGHPLLYLHYEDLKQNPKKEIKKIASFLDKTLDEETLDRIVHHTSFEMMKENPLVNYTHLPTVMMDHSKSPFMRKGIVGDWKTYFTMAQNEKFDAIYKKKMSGTTLEFCTDIQSA encoded by the exons ATGAGTACCTTGGAAGATGTTTGGAGAAAAGATCTGAAGATGATCCGTGGCTACCCCATGATCTATGCTTTTGCACTCAATTGGGAAGAGATTGAAGAGTTCCAGAGCAGACCAGGTGACATTGTAATAACCACTTACCCTAAATCAG GTACTACTTGGCTTAGTGAAATTGTAGACATGGTTCTCAATCATGGAGATGTTGAAAAATGTAAGCGAGATGTTATTACTTCTAAAGTTCCAATGTTGGAGCTAAGCGTTCCTGGAGTAAGAATATCAG GTATTGAACTCTTGAAGAAAACTCCATCACCTCGGATAATAAAGACACATCTTCCAATTGATCTACTCCCAAAATCCTTCTGGGAGAACAAGTGCAAG ATGATTTATCTTGCTCGAAATGGCAAGGATGTTGCTGTCTCCTATTATCATTTTGACCTAATGAATAATATTCAACCTTTTCCTGGCACCTGGGAAGAATATCTGGAGAAATTCCTAGCTGGAAATG tggCCTATGGTTCATGGTTCGATCATGTTAAGAGTTGgtgggaaaagagggaagggcaTCCATTACTTTACTTACACTATGAAGACTTGAAACAG aacccaaagaaagaaatcaagaagattGCCAGTTTTCTAGACAAGACCTTGGATGAAGAGACCTTGGACAGGATTGTCCATCACACCTCCTTTGAAATGATGAAGGAAAACCCCCTGGTTAATTACACCCATTTGCCAACAGTGATGATGGATCACAGCAAGTCCCCTTTCATGAGAAAAG gtattgTTGGGGACTGGAAAACTTACTTCACAATGGCCCAAAATGAGAAATTTGATGCTATCTATAAGAAGAAAATGTCTGGAACAACACTTGAGTTCTGTACAGACATTCAGAGTGCCTAA